A genome region from Hordeum vulgare subsp. vulgare chloroplast, complete genome includes the following:
- the rps2 gene encoding ribosomal protein S2: MTRRYWNINLKEMIEAGVHFGHGIKKWNPKMAPYISAKRKGTHIINLARTARFLSEACDLVFDAASQGKSFLIVGTKKRATDLVASAAIRARCHYVNKKWFSGMLTNWSITKTRLSQFRDLRAEEKMGKFHHLPKRDVAILKRKLSTLQRYLGGIKYMTRLPDIVIVLDQQKEYIALRECAILGIPTISLVDTNCDPDLANISIPANDDTMTSIRLILNKLVFSICEGRSLYIRNR; the protein is encoded by the coding sequence ATGACAAGAAGATATTGGAACATTAATTTGAAAGAGATGATAGAAGCAGGAGTTCATTTTGGTCATGGTATTAAGAAATGGAATCCTAAAATGGCCCCTTACATTTCGGCAAAGCGTAAAGGTACTCATATTATAAATCTCGCTAGAACGGCCCGTTTTTTATCAGAAGCTTGTGATTTAGTTTTTGATGCAGCAAGTCAGGGAAAAAGTTTCTTAATTGTTGGTACCAAAAAAAGAGCAACAGATTTAGTAGCATCAGCTGCAATAAGGGCTCGTTGTCATTATGTTAATAAAAAGTGGTTCAGTGGTATGTTAACGAATTGGTCGATTACGAAAACTAGACTTTCTCAATTTAGAGACTTAAGAGCGGAAGAAAAAATGGGAAAATTCCACCATCTCCCAAAAAGAGATGTGGCAATCTTGAAGAGAAAATTATCTACCTTACAAAGGTATCTCGGCGGGATCAAATATATGACGAGATTGCCAGACATTGTGATCGTCCTTGATCAGCAAAAAGAGTATATAGCTCTTCGGGAATGTGCCATTTTGGGAATTCCTACTATTTCTTTAGTCGATACAAATTGTGACCCGGATCTCGCGAATATATCGATTCCAGCCAACGATGACACTATGACTTCAATTCGATTGATTCTTAACAAATTAGTATTTTCAATTTGTGAGGGCCGTTCTCTCTATATAAGAAATCGTTGA